From the genome of Triticum aestivum cultivar Chinese Spring chromosome 3B, IWGSC CS RefSeq v2.1, whole genome shotgun sequence, one region includes:
- the LOC123070932 gene encoding beta-glucosidase BoGH3B: MACPNVSWGCLLLLLCFAWTGDAEYMKYKDPKQPVNTRIKDLIGRMTLAEKIGQMTQIERSVASADVMKNYFIGSILSGGGSVPAPQATPAMWVNMVNEFQKGALATRLGIPMIYGIDAVHGNNNVYNATIFPHNVGLGATRDPDLVKRIGEATALEVRATGIPYTFAPCIAVCRDPRWGRCYESYSEDHKIVQQMTDIILGLQGEIPVNHTKGVPYVAKNKVAACAKHFVGDGGTHNGINENNTIIDEHGLLGIHMPPYYDSIIKGVATVMVSYSSVNGEKMHANHDLVTGYLKSKLHFRGFVISDWLGIDRITSPAGANYTYSVQAGINAGIDMVMVPFNYTEFIEDATSLVNKRIISMSRIDDAVSRILRVKFTMGLFENPLADLSFADQLGKKEHRELAREAVRKSLVLLKNGNTPNQQFLPLPKKASKILVAGSHASNLGYQCGGWSIQWMGGSGDITAGTTILDAIKSTVGDATPVVYSENPDDSFMKKNDFSFAIVVVGESPYAETVGDNTDLTILDPGPDTIRTVCSAVKCAVVVVSGRPVIIEPYLPLMEALVAAWLPGTEGQGVADVLFGDYGFTGKLSRTWFKSVDQLPMNFGDPHYDPLFPFGFGLAVNPSQPGFSSARSRGDKKEITLWAALSLLLSMMLAWA, translated from the exons ATGGCATGCCCCAACGTTTCTTGGGGATGCCTTCTTCTACTGCTCTGTTTTGCTTGGACGGGAGATGCAGAGTACATGAAGTACAAGGATCCAAAGCAGCCTGTCAACACTAGGATCAAGGACCTTATTGGTAGAATGACTCTTGCTGAAAAAATTGGCCAGATGACGCAGATTGAGCGTTCGGTTGCATCTGCAGACGTCATGAAAAATTACTTCATAG GTAGCATCTTAAGTGGTGGTGGGAGTGTCCCTGCTCCTCAGGCCACACCTGCAATGTGGGTCAACATGGTAAATGAATTCCAGAAAGGTGCCTTGGCAACACGCCTGGGAATTCCTATGATTTATGGGATTGATGCTGTTCATGGTAATAACAACGTCTACAACGCCACCATATTCCCTCACAACGTTGGGCTTGGAGCTACAAG GGATCCTGACCTAGTAAAGAGGATTGGTGAAGCAACTGCTCTTGAAGTACGCGCAACAGGAATCCCATATACCTTTGCTCCATGCATTGCA GTTTGCAGAGATCCAAGATGGGGTCGATGCTATGAGAGCTACAGTGAAGACCATAAGATTGTTCAGCAGATGACAGATATTATCCTTGGTCTGCAAGGAGAGATCCCAGTGAATCATACCAAAGGAGTTCCTTATGTTGCCAA GAATAAAGTTGCTGCTTGTGCTAAACACTTCGTTGGTGATGGTGGAACGCATAATGGAATCAATGAGAACAACACGATCATTGATGAGCACGGACTGCTAGGCATTCACATGCCACCATATTATGACTCCATTATCAAGGGTGTCGCTACTGTTATGGTTTCATATTCAAGCGTTAATGGTGAAAAAATGCATGCCAATCATGATCTAGTCACTGGCTACTTGAAATCCAAACTGCACTTCAGA GGTTTTGTGATATCTGATTGGCTAGGAATAGACCGGATAACCTCACCAGCTGGTGCAAACTATACTTACTCTGTGCAAGCTGGAATAAATGCTGGTATTGATATG GTTATGGTCCCTTTCAATTACACCGAGTTCATTGAGGATGCAACATCTCTTGTTAACAAGCGTATCATCAGTATGAGCAGAATTGATGATGCTGTGAGTCGCATCCTTCGAGTGAAATTTACAATGGGCCTCTTCGAGAACCCTTTAGCTGATCTTAGCTTTGCAGATCAGCTTGGAAAGAAG GAGCACAGGGAATTGGCTAGAGAAGCTGTCAGGAAATCACTTGTTCTATTAAAAAATGGCAACACTCCTAATCAACAATTCCTGCCTCTCCCAAAGAAAGCTAGTAAGATCCTCGTAGCTGGAAGTCATGCTAGCAATTTAGGCTACCAGTGTGGTGGATGGTCAATTCAATGGATGGGGGGAAGTGGAGATATTACAGCTG GAACAACAATCCTTGATGCCATAAAGTCCACCGTTGGTGATGCAACACCTGTAGTCTACTCTGAGAACCCTGATGACAGCTTCATGAAGAAAAACGACTTCTCATTTGCTATTGTTGTTGTTGGCGAGTCACCATATGCGGAAACAGTAGGCGATAACACTGATCTGACTATCCTAGACCCTGGCCCAGACACAATCCGAACCGTCTGTTCGGCAGTTAAATGCGCAGTGGTTGTCGTCTCTGGACGGCCTGTCATTATTGAACCATATCTTCCTCTGATGGAAGCGCTTGTTGCCGCCTGGCTTCCTGGCACAGAAGGGCAGGGTGTTGCTGATGTGCTATTTGGGGATTACGGCTTCACCGGAAAGCTTTCGCGCACTTGGTTCAAGTCTGTAGACCAGCTGCCCATGAATTTTGGAGACCCACACTATGATCCGCTCTTCCCTTTCGGCTTCGGTTTGGCAGTAAATCCATCACAGCCAGG GTTCTCGAGCGCCAGAAGTCGCGGAGATAAGAAGGAAATTACGTTATGGGCTGCGTTGAGTTTGCTACTGTCAATGATGCTGGCTTGGGCATAG